The Lactuca sativa cultivar Salinas chromosome 2, Lsat_Salinas_v11, whole genome shotgun sequence genome includes a window with the following:
- the LOC111879925 gene encoding uncharacterized protein LOC111879925, translating into MNPMVRRLLNASSGGSLPDKTPTEICNLIKNMAEDFKHLSHDEEWYTNVPRGVKEVQTPQIEDQLYELTKFVMMLAKDKGVKPTPRPCGICSQVGHPTNMCPQLQEEGYEEAKAMGGYSTSNRGYDQPRGDRRWNNNKGWGGNQPGSYQTSQPHQYQQRPPFTPQNFQPRQPQHPPQQAGSSRKLPAQTETNPRHNVCAITLRGTKSYNDPKVSVDQEEEEIVVEEETKEEKKKDKTTKKKSFITESKATPDPFPESLKITKKE; encoded by the exons ATGAATCCAATGGTGAGAAGGCTTCTTAATGCCTCCAGTGGCGGATCTTTACCCGATAAAACTCCAACTGAAATCTGCAACCTAATCAAGAACATGGCTGAAGATTTTAAACATTTAAGccatgatgaagaatggtacacaAATGTACCACGAGGCGTAAAGGAAGTCCAAACTCCTCAAATTGAAGATCAATTGTACGAGCTGACGAAATTTGTAATGATGTTGGCTAAAGACAAGGGTGTGAAACCCACACCCCGCCCTTGCGGTATTTGTAGTCAAGTGGGGCATCCAACCAACATGTGCCCTCAACTTCAAGAGGAGGGTTATGAAGAAGCAAAAGCCATGGGAGGCTATTCCACATCAAATCGAGGATATGATCAGCCACGAGGTGACCGAAGATGGAACAACAATAAAGGTTGGGGAGGAAATCAACCGGGAAGTTATCAAACAAGTCAACCACATCAATACCAACAAAGACCACCTTTTACACCACAAAACTTTCAGCCAAGGCAGCCACAACACCCTCCTCAACAAGCGGGTTCATCAA GAAAGTTGCCTGCCCAAACTGAAACGAACCCAAGGCACAACGTGTGTGCCATCACATTGAGAGGCACGAAGAGCTACAATGATCCAAAAGTGTCGGTTgatcaagaggaagaagaaaTAGTGGTCGAAGAGGAAaccaaagaagagaagaagaaggataAAACAACCAAAAAGAAGTCCTTCATCACTGAATCTAAAGCCACACCTGATCCATTTCCCGAAAGTTTAAAGATCACGAAGAAAGAATAG